In the Acanthopagrus latus isolate v.2019 chromosome 23, fAcaLat1.1, whole genome shotgun sequence genome, one interval contains:
- the crebbpb gene encoding CREB binding protein b isoform X6, with product MADNLLDVGPPTAKRPKLNSPLSGSDGPDLVSLFDLENDLPDELIPNGDLGMGMSSNGGPGGGPGLNSIVPDAAAKHKQLSELLRPGSSSILGGGPQQGGMVGSQLGAVLGKSPLGQGAANHQSPQAQKGAAGNGSTGMGFNQAMLNSGQGHGVMGQAGQVMNGTLGPAGRGRPGMQYQGQGMQGAQGPGVGGSVLAETLTQGGPQLGAHNALNAQQAGNMNKMGMSGAPFGQQYGQAGVQQMGAAGVNAQQLQNKTALSNNLPQFPAELKGAGSVPNMSQMQTQVASVGMVPGAGGVSTGPTADPEKRKLIQQQLVLLLHAHKCQRREQANGEVRACTLPHCRTMKNVLNHMTHCQAGKSCQVAHCASSRQIISHWKNCTRHDCPVCLPLKNASDKRNQQPMLGSPGAGLQNAISSVGSGQPSATAINSAATHIDPSSMQRAYAALGLPYGNQSPAQVQGQGPAQQSAQHPQLRNMNPLGTNQMNQMAAGMGVPSSDQTGMHSDSSLPSTLNNQLMPDGTVAGGMGNLPTATPLSASGVRKAWHEHVTQDLRTHLVHKLVQAIFPTPDPAALKDRRMENLVAYARKVEGDMYESANSRDEYYHFLAEKIYKIQKELEEKRRSRLQKQPGMVGTAGPQQPGMAQPNAMGPGQAVRPPNGPVPMPNMPNQIMNRMQVPQGINQFNPMAMQNAQMSQAPMGARAPSPMNHPQQMNMSSVPAMGMSPSRMPQTQGMMGSHASNMVPQPANQGQFLSQGQFSAPAGGAMNVNVGMGQPITQAAVTQPQNSNLPLNALGSLSSQLPCGPTAQPTLRATPPPNASASLQPPPQQQQQLQQHHASAQAQVPPGPSTPASVGGPSSTPTHVPSSHPGPPSAMGTPPDPSLPLTPLQPQTEPPSQMQQPTSVQAQHPSTPLSQAAASIDNRVPTPASVAELSSQQTLPDMSGTEAKSEVKEEEEDGKSVKKQMDVKMEQDDETKPPLVKKEEPDAVEPKQEPMETEEKKPEMKTEPKEEEESGANSTSANSATQNRKKIFKPEELRQALMPTLEALYRQDPESLPFRQPVDPTLLGIPDYFEIVKNPIDLSTIKRKLDTGQYQEPWQYVDDVWLMFNNAWLYNRKTSRVYKYCTKLAEVFEAEIDPVMQGLGYCCGRKFEFSPQTLCCYGKQLCTISRDGTYYSYQNRYHFCEKCFNEIQGNSVTLGDDPAQPQTMISKEQFEKKKNDMLDSEPFVECKDCGRKMHQICVLHYDVIWPTGFICDNCLKKSGKTRKENKFSAKRLQTTRLGTYIEDRVNKYLKRQNHPEAGEVFVRVVASSDKNVEIKPGMKSRFVDSGEMVETFPYRTKALFAFEEIDGVDVCFFGMHVQEYGSECPFPNTRRVYISYLDSIHFFKPRVLRTAVYHEILIGYLEYVKKLGYVTGHIWACPPSEGDDYIFHCHPADQKIPKPKRLQEWYRKMLDKAFAERILHDYKDIFKQATEDRLTSANELPYFEGDFWPNVLEESIKELEQEEEERKKEENTTSSETTEGAQADSKNAKKKNNKKTNKNKSSVSRANKKKPGMPNVANDLSQKLYATMEKHKEVFFVIHLHAGPVINTLPPIMDPDPLLTCDLMDGRDAFLTLARDKHWEFSSLRRCKWSTMCMLVELHNQGQDRFVYTCNECKHHVETRWHCTVCEDYDLCINCYNAKGHEHQMVKWGLGLDDDSNGQGGEASKSPQESRRLSIQRCIQSLVHACQCRNANCSLPSCQKMKRVVQHTKGCKRKTNGGCPVCKQLIALCCYHAKHCQENKCPVPFCLNIKHKLRQQQLQHRLQQAQLMRRRMATMAGRGLPMPSPPTSAAPDTPNSVQQPNTPQTPQPMPNQPQQQQQQQQPPPPNPASVAQGFPNNGRSSQPPTPVPQGKPGPQSSPLHQQQSPLPNMPHQQQPQPQPPQQQQQQQQQQQQQQQPPPLLAALKVARQIEMVAKAKQQQQQQQQNYAINGMPMNHPRMMGPMQNQMQMMQGPRGPQVMQAMQQGQWGPGMQNPMQNPQGHQQQVPPQQGPMAPQQAQGTPMPQQGQLMQRPMMPQQPGLQMAGVMPPQGTSQQGMTPQQHNMPRGMPGNIAPSALQELLRTLKSPSSPQQQQQVLNILKSNPHLMAAFIKQRTAKYQANQPQQQQQAQQNPQAMLGSQAGMQAIAAMANQVQRPVMAPQQQPPQQAGSQGMAAMGPQGQMMNAAQNGSPQMYRRQQLLRMQQMQQQQQQAQQQQGGMAQGHGQFPQQQPGPASYSQLRMQQQMAMQGGGGPMGQLPPTSQMGQPGMVMDGPQNLLQQRMLQQQQMLKQQMGSPAQANSMSPQPHMLQGQAQGGAHLPGQTMANTLGNQVRSPAPVQSPRPPSQQPPHSSPSPRIQPQPSPQHGALHSSSPHPSLGGPLSGSMEQGHMGTPEQSAMLPQLNTPNRGVLGNDMGIVGDTTGDTLEKFVEGL from the exons ATGGCTGACAATCTGCTGGATGTCGGACCCCCCACTGCAAAGCGACCTAAGCTGAATTCACCTCTCTCAGGATCAGATGGCCCAG atcttgtgtctctgtttgacCTGGAAAACGACCTTCCAGATGAGCTCATCCCCAATGGAGACTTGGGAATGGGAATGTCATCTAATGGCGGTCCAGGTGGAGGTCCTGGTCTTAACTCCATTGTCCCTGATGCAGCTGCCAAACACAAGCAACTGTCTGAGCTCCTGCGACCAGGAAGCTCCTCCATTTTGGGAGGTGGCCCCCAACAGGGGGGCATGGTGGGAAGCCAGTTAGGTGCTGTGCTTGGTAAAAGTCCACTGGGGCAGGGTGCTGCCAACCACCAGTCTCCCCAGGCCCAGAAAGGTGCTGCCGGCAATGGAAGCACAGGCATGGGCTTCAACCAGGCCATGTTGAACAGTGGGCAGGGTCATGGGGTCATGGGCCAGGCTGGTCAAGTGATGAATGGGACTCTGGGACCTGCAGGCCGGGGTAGACCTGGCATGCAGTACCAGGGCCAAGGCATGCAGGGGGCACAAGGACCTGGTGTTGGAGGCAGTGTGCTGGCAGAGACACTCACACAAGGAGGGCCACAGTTGGGGGCACACAATGCGTTGAATGCCCAGCAAGCTGGAAACATGAATAAG ATGGGGATGTCAGGAGCTCCATTTGGCCAGCAATACGGCCAGGCTGGGGTGCAGCAGATGGGGGCGGCGGGGGTCAACGCTCAACAACTCCAGAACAAGACGGCGCTTTCCAACAACCTGCCCCAATTCCCTGCTGAGCTGAAGGGAGCTGGGAGTGTGCCAAACATG TCCCAGATGCAGACGCAGGTAGCATCGGTGGGCATGGTCCCCGGTGCTGGTGGCGTGTCCACAGGCCCGACGGCCGATCCCGAGAAGCGCAAActcattcagcagcagctggtcctGTTGCTCCATGCACATAAGTGCCAGCGGCGCGAGCAGGCCAACGGGGAGGTGAGGGCCTGCACCCTGCCCCACTGCCGCACCATGAAGAACGTCCTCAACCACATGACACACTGCCAGGCTGGCAAATCCTGCCAGG TGGCTCACTGTGCATCATCCAGACAGATCATCTCCCACTGGAAGAACTGTACGCGGCACGACTGTCCGGTCTGCCTGCCTTTAAAGAACGCTAGCGATAAGAGGAACCAGCAAC CCATGCTAGGTTCCCCTGGGGCCGGTCTGCAGAATGCCATCAGCTCGGTGGGGTCTGGCCAGCCAAGTGCCACAGCCATCAACAGTGCTGCCACGCACATCGACCCCAGCTCCATGCAGAGGGCCTACGCTGCCCTGGGCCTGCCGTATGGGAACCAGTCCCCTGCCCAGGTCCAGGGTCAGGGCCCTGCTCAGCAAAGCGCCCAGCACCCGCAGTTGCGAAATATGAACCCACTAG GCACTAATCAGATGAACCAGATGGCAGCAGGCATGGGTGTCCCCTCTTCAGACCAGACTGGCATGCACTCTGACTCCTCCCTACCATCCACACTCAACAA TCAACTGATGCCAGATGGGACGGTAGCGGGAGGCATGGGAAACCTGCCGACTGCCacccctctctctgcttcaggGGTAAGGAAGGCCTGGCATGAACATGTCACTCAGGACCTGCGCACCCACCTGGTGCACAAACT TGTACAAGCCATATTCCCCACCCCAGACCCCGCAGCACTGAAGGACCGTCGAATGGAGAACCTGGTGGCATATGCACGCAAGGTTGAGGGTGATATGTACGAGTCCGCAAACAGCAGG GATGAGTATTACCACTTCCTGGCAGAGAAAATCTACAAAATCCAGAAGgaactggaggagaagagacgCTCACGGCTCCAGAAACAGCCTGGCATGGTGGGCACAGCTGGACCTCAGCAGCCTGGTATGGCTCAGCCCAACGCCATGGGCCCAGGACAGGCTGTCCGACCTCCGA ATGGACCTGTGCCTATGCCCAACATGCCAAATCAGATAATGAACCGGATGCAGGTGCCCCAAG GAATCAATCAGTTTAACCCAATGGCAATGCAGAATGCGCAGATGTCTCAGGCACCCATGGGAGCACGTGCTCCCTCCCCCATGAACCATCCACAGCAGATGAACATGAGCTCCGTCCCAGCG ATGGGCATGTCCCCGTCAAGGATGCCTCAGACCCAAGGAATGATGGGTAGTCATGCTAGTAACATGGTGCCTcagccagccaatcagggcCAGTTTCTGTCACAGGGCCAGTTCTCTGcacctgcaggtggagcaaTGAATGTGAATGTAGGCATGGGCCAGCCCATAACACAGGCTGCTGTtacacag CCACAGAACTCTAACCTCCCTCTGAATGCGCTGGGATCCCTCAGCTCCCAGCTGCCCTGTGGCCCTACAGCCCAGCCCACCTTGCGCGCCACCCCTCCACCCAATGCCTCTGCCAGTCTGCAGCCgccgccgcagcagcagcagcagctgcagcagcaccatgCTTCTGCACAGGCCCAGGTGCCACCAGGGCCCTCCACCCCAGCCTCTGTAGGTGGGCCCTCCTCCACCCCAACCCATGTACCCAGTAGCCACCCTGGCCCCCCCTCAGCCATGGGCACACCCCCGGACCCCTCCTTGCCGCTCACACCCCTGCAGCCTCAGACAGAACCCCCAAGTCAGATGCAGCAGCCCACCTCGGTGCAGGCACAGCACCCCAGCACACCG TTGTCCCAGGCAGCAGCGAGTATAGATAACAGAGTGCCCACCCCAGCCTCTGTTGCTGAGCTGAGCTCCCAGCAGACTCTGCCGGACATGAGTGGCACTGAAGCCAAATCggaagtaaaagaagaagaggaggatggcaAGTCTGTGAAGAAACAGATGGATGTAAAAATGGAG CAGGACGATGAAACCAAACCACCGCTGGTGAAGAAGGAGGAGCCCGATGCAGTAGAGCCAAAGCAGGAACCAATGGAGACTGAGGAGAAGAAGCCGGAGATGAAGACAGAAcccaaagaagaggaggagagtggggCCAACAGCACATCGGCCAACTCTGCCACTCAGAACCGCAAGAAAA TTTTCAAGCCCGAGGAGCTGAGGCAAGCCCTAATGCCGACACTTGAGGCCCTCTACAGACAAGATCCAGAGTCCCTGCCCTTCAGACAGCCTGTGGATCCCACACTACTGGGCATACCT GACTACTTCGAAATCGTGAAGAACCCTATTGATCTATCCACCATCAAGCGCAAGCTGGACACGGGTCAGTACCAAGAGCCATGGCAGTACGTGGACGACGTGTGGCTCATGTTCAACAACGCCTGGTTGTACAACCGTAAAACATCCCGTGTCTACAAGTACTGCACCAAGCTGGCAGAAGTGTTTGAAGCAGAGATCGATCCCGTTATGCAGGGCCTGGGCTACTGCTGTGGCAGGAAG TTCGAGTTTTCACCCCAGACACTGTGCTGCTATGGCAAACAGTTGTGTACCATCTCCCGGGATGGCACCTACTACAGCTACCAGAACAG GTATCACTTCTGTGAGAAGTGCTTCAACGAGATCCAGGGCAACAGTGTGACCCTGGGAGACGACCCGGCCCAGCCACAGAC CATGATATCAAAAGAGCAGTtcgaaaagaagaaaaatgacatgttGGACTCAGAACC gtTTGTTGAATGTAAAGACTGTGGACGAAAGATGCATCAGATATGCGTGCTGCACTATGATGTCATATGGCCCACAGG CTTTATTTGTGACAACTGTCTGAAGAAGTCTGGCAAAACAAGAAAGGAGAACAAGTTTTCAGCCAAAA gGTTGCAAACAACAAGGCTGGGGACGTATATTGAGGACAGAGTGAATAAGTACTTGAAAAGGCAGAACCACCCAGAGGCCGGTGAGGTGTTTGTGCGAGTGGTGGCCAGCTCTGACAAAAATGTGGAGATTAAGCCTGGCATGAAGTCTAG GTTTGTGGACTCAGGCGAGATGGTGGAGACCTTCCCTTACAGAACCAAAGCACTTTTTGCATTTGAGGAAATAGACGGGGTGGACGTTTGTTTCTTTGGCATGCATGTCCAGGAGTACGGCTCAGAGTGCCCTTTTCCAAATACCAG ACGGGTTTACATATCATACCTCGACAGTATTCACTTCTTCAAACCACGTGTGCTAAGGACTGCAGTGTACCATGAGATCTTAATAGGCTACCTGGAGTATGTGAAGAAACTGGG GTATGTGACGGGTCACATCTGGGCCTGTCCACCCAGTGAAGGAGATGACTACATTTTCCACTGCCACCCTGCTGACCAGAAGATACCCAAGCCCAAGAGACTCCAAGAGTGGTACAGAAAGATGCTGGACAAGGCTTTTGCTGAGAGGATCTTGCATGACTACAAG gacattttcaagcAGGCAACAGAAGACAGGCTGACCAGTGCCAATGAGCTGCCGTATTTTGAGGGTGACTTTTGGCCTAATGTACTGGAGGAGAGCATcaaggagctggagcaggaggaggaggagcgtaAGAAGGAGGAGAACACGACCTCCTCTGAAACAACAGAG GGAGCCCAAGCTGACAGCAAGAATGCCAAAAAGAAGAATAACaagaaaaccaacaaaaacaagagcagcGTCAGTCGAGCCAATAAGAAAAAGCCTGGGATGCCGAATGTAGCCAATGATCTGTCCCAGAAGCTCTACGCCACAATGGAGAAACATAAGGAG gtgttttttgttatcCACCTCCATGCCGGACCAGTCATTAACACCCTGCCACCCATCATGGATCCAGACCCTTTGTTGACTTGTGACCTGATGGATGGCCGTGATGCCTTTCTGACTTTGGCCAGGGACAAGCACTGGGAGTTCAGCTCATTGAGAAGGTGCAAATGGAGCACGATGTGTATGTTGGTCGAGCTGCACAACCAGGGCCAAGACCGCTTTGTGTACACCTGCAACGAGTGTAAACACCACGTAGAGACTCGCTGGCACTGCACAGTTTGTGAG GACTACGACCTATGCATTAATTGCTACAACGCTAAAGGCCATGAGCACCAGATGGTAAAGTGGGGCCTGGGTCTAGACGACGACAGCAATGGTCAGGGTGGAGAAGCCTCCAAGAGCCCTCAGGAGAGCCGACGTCTCAGCATCCAGCGCTGCATCCAGTCCTTGGTCCATGCCTGCCAATGCCGCAATGCCAATTGCTCTTTGCCTTCATGCCAGAAGATGAAGAGGGTGGTTCAACACACCAAGGGCTGCAAGCGCAAGACCAATGGTGGCTGCCCTGTGTGCAAGCAGCTCATCGCTTTATGTTGTTATCATGCTAAGCACTGTCAGGAGAACAAGTGTCCTGTTCCCTTCTGTCTCAACATCAAGCACAAACTccgtcagcagcagctgcagcacaggcTCCAGCAGGCTCAGCTGATGCGCCGCAGAATGGCCACTATGGCTGGAAGGGGTTTGCCCATGCCATCTCCACCTACCTCAGCTGCCCCCGACACCCCCAACTCTGTACAGCAGCCTAATACACCACAGACACCCCAGCCAATGCCCAACCaaccccaacaacaacaacaacagcaacagccaCCGCCACCAAACCCTGCCAGTGTTGCCCAAGGATTCCCCAACAATGGTCGCAGCAGCCAGCCACCAACACCAGTGCCGCAAGGCAAACCAGGGCCTCAGTCATCCCCTCTCCATCAACAGCAGTCGCCGCTACCTAACATGCCACACCAAcagcagcctcagcctcagccaccacagcaacagcagcagcagcaacagcaacagcagcagcagcagcagccgccgccgctgctTGCAGCCCTGAAAGTGGCCAGACAGATCGAGATGGTAGCCAaggcaaagcagcagcagcagcagcaacagcagaatTATGCCATAAATGGGATGCCCATGAACCACCCACGAATGATGGGGCCCATGCAGAACCAGATGCAGATGATGCAAGGACCACGGGGCCCCCAGGTGATGCAGGCTATGCAGCAAGGCCAGTGGGGTCCAGGGATGCAGAATCCAATGCAGAATCCCCAGGGTCATCAGCAACAGGTCCCTCCTCAACAAGGCCCAATGGCCCCTCAGCAGGCTCAGGGAACACCCATGCCCCAGCAGGGCCAGCTCATGCAGAGGCCCATGATGCCCCAGCAACCGGGTCTCCAAATGGCAGGGGTCATGCCTCCCCAAGGAACCTCACAGCAGGGCATGACACCACAGCAGCATAACATGCCACGAGGGATGCCTGGTAACATTGCTCCGAGCGCCCTGCAGGAATTACTACGCACCCTCAAATCTCCCAGCTCCccccagcagcaacagcaggtcCTCAACATCCTCAAGTCAAACCCCCACCTCATGGCTGCCTTCATTAAACAGAGGACAGCAAAGTACCAGGCAAACCAGccgcagcaacagcagcaggcacAGCAGAACCCTCAGGCCATGCTGGGGTCCCAGGCAGGAATGCAGGCCATTGCGGCCATGGCAAACCAGGTGCAGAGGCCAGTGATGgcacctcagcagcagcctcctcagCAGGCAGGGTCCCAGGGCATGGCAGCCATGGGCCCACAAGGGCAGATGATGAATGCGGCTCAAAACGGCAGTCCCCAAATGTACCGCAGACAGCAACTGCTCAGGatgcagcagatgcagcagcagcagcaacaggcacagcagcagcagggaggcatGGCTCAGGGCCATGGTCAGTtcccccagcagcagccagggCCAGCAAGCTACTCCCAGCTCCGTATGCAGCAGCAAATGGCTATGCAAGGAGGTGGGGGGCCTATGGGACAGCTCCCTCCCACATCCCAAATGGGCCAACCTGGCATGGTCATGGATGGGCCCCAGAACCTCCTCCAGCAGCGCatgcttcagcagcagcagatgttaaAGCAGCAGATGGGCTCTCCAGCGCAGGCTAACTCAATGAGTCCACAGCCTCACATGCTCCAAGGCCAAGCCCAGGGAGGAGCTCACTTACCTGGCCAGACAATGGCAAACACCCTGGGAAACCAAGTACGCTCCCCAGCTCCAGTGCAATCGCCCCGTCCGCCTTCGCAGCAGCCCCCGCATTCCAGTCCCTCCCCAAGGATACAGCCTCAGCCCTCACCGCAGCATGGCGCCCTCCACTCCAGCTCTCCCCACCCCAGCCTTGGAGGCCCGTTGTCAGGCTCCATGGAGCAGGGACACATGGGAACACCAGAGCAGAGTGCCATGCTCCCACAGCTTAACACACCAAACAGAGGGGTGTTGGGTAATGACATGGGTATTGTGGGTGACACGACGGGAGACACGCTGGAGAAATTTGTTGAAGGATTGTAG